In Nomascus leucogenys isolate Asia chromosome 25, Asia_NLE_v1, whole genome shotgun sequence, a single genomic region encodes these proteins:
- the LOC100585110 gene encoding keratin-associated protein 10-9-like isoform X2, with translation MAASTMSICSSACTDSWQVDDCPESCCEPSCCAPSCCAPAPCLTLVCTPVSCVSSPCCQAACEPSPCQSGCTSSCTPSCCQQSSCQPACCTSSPCQQGCCVPVCCGASSCCQQSSYQPVCCASSSCQQACCVPVCCKPVCCKPVCCAPTCSEDSSSCCQQSSCQPACCISSPCQQSCRVPVCCKPVRCVPVCSGASSLCCQQSSCQPACRTTSCCRPSSSASCVSLLCRPVCSRPACYSFSSGQKSSC, from the exons atgGCTGCGTCCACCATGTCCATCTGCTCCAGCGCCTGCACCGACTCCTGGCAGGTGGACGACTGCCCAGAGAGCTGCTGTGAGCCCTCCTGCTGTGCCCCCAGCTGCTGCGCCCCGGCCCCTTGCCTGACCCTGGTCTGCACCCCAGTGAGCTGTGTGTCCAGCCCCTGCTGCCAGGCGGCCTGTGAGCCCAGCCCCTGCCAATCAGGCTGCACCAGCTCCTGCACGCCCTCGTGCTGCCAGCAGTCTAGCTGCCAGCCAGCTTGCTGCACCTCCTCCCCCTGCCAGCAGGGCTGCTGCGTGCCCGTCTGCTGTGGGGCTTCTTCATGCTGCCAACAGTCTAGCTACCAGCCAGTTTGCTGTGCCTCTTCCTCCTGCCAGCAGGCCTGCTGTGTGCCTGTCTGCTGCAAGCCCGTCTGCTGCAAGCCTGTGTGCTGTGCGCCCACCTGCTCTGAGGATTCCTCTTCATGCTGCCAACAGTCTAGCTGCCAGCCAGCTTGCTGCATCTCCTCCCCCTGCCAGCAGTCCTGCCGTGTGCCCGTCTGCTGCAAGCCTGTCCGTTGTGTGCCTGTCTGCTCTGGGGCTTCCTCTCTGTGCTGCCAGCAGTCTAGCTGCCAGCCGGCTTGCCGCACCACCTCCTGCTGCAGACCCTCCTCCTCT GCCTCCTGTGTGTCCCTTCTCTGCCGCCCTGTGTGCTCCCGCCCGGCCTGCTACAGCTTCTCCTCAGGCCAGAAGTCCAGCTGCTGA
- the LOC100585110 gene encoding keratin-associated protein 10-9-like isoform X1 — translation MAASTMSICSSACTDSWQVDDCPESCCEPSCCAPSCCAPAPCLTLVCTPVSCVSSPCCQAACEPSPCQSGCTSSCTPSCCQQSSCQPACCTSSPCQQGCCVPACCVPVCCKPVCCKPVCCAPTCSEDSSSCCQQSSCQPACCISSPCQQSCRVPVCCKPVRCVPVCSGASSLCCQQSSCQPACRTTSCCRPSSSVSLLCCPVCRPACCVPVSSCQPSYCRQASCVSLLCRPVCSRPACYSFSSGQKSSC, via the exons atgGCTGCGTCCACCATGTCCATCTGCTCCAGCGCCTGCACCGACTCCTGGCAGGTGGACGACTGCCCAGAGAGCTGCTGTGAGCCCTCCTGCTGTGCCCCCAGCTGCTGCGCCCCGGCCCCTTGCCTGACCCTGGTCTGCACCCCAGTGAGCTGTGTGTCCAGCCCCTGCTGCCAGGCGGCCTGTGAGCCCAGCCCCTGCCAATCAGGCTGCACCAGCTCCTGCACGCCCTCGTGCTGCCAGCAGTCTAGCTGCCAGCCAGCTTGCTGCACCTCCTCCCCCTGCCAGCAGGGCTGCTGCGTGCCC GCCTGCTGTGTGCCTGTCTGCTGCAAGCCCGTCTGCTGCAAGCCTGTGTGCTGTGCGCCCACCTGCTCTGAGGATTCCTCTTCATGCTGCCAACAGTCTAGCTGCCAGCCAGCTTGCTGCATCTCCTCCCCCTGCCAGCAGTCCTGCCGTGTGCCCGTCTGCTGCAAGCCTGTCCGTTGTGTGCCTGTCTGCTCTGGGGCTTCCTCTCTGTGCTGCCAGCAGTCTAGCTGCCAGCCGGCTTGCCGCACCACCTCCTGCTGCAGACCCTCCTCCTCTGTGTCCCTCCTCTGCTGCCCTGTGTGCAGGCCCGCCTGCTGCGTGCCCGTCTCCTCCTGCCAGCCCAGCTATTGCCGCCAGGCCTCCTGTGTGTCCCTTCTCTGCCGCCCTGTGTGCTCCCGCCCGGCCTGCTACAGCTTCTCCTCAGGCCAGAAGTCCAGCTGCTGA
- the LOC100585110 gene encoding keratin-associated protein 10-3-like isoform X3 encodes MAASTMSICSSACTDSWQVDDCPESCCEPSCCAPSCCAPAPCLTLVCTPVSCVSSPCCQAACEPSPCQSGCTSSCTPSCCQQSSCQPACCTSSPCQQGCCVPVCCGQACCVPVCCKPVCCKPVCCPVRCVPVCSGASSLCCQQSSCQPACRTTSCCRPSSSVSLLCCPVCRPACCVPVSSCQPSYCRQASCVSLLCRPVCSRPACYSFSSGQKSSC; translated from the exons atgGCTGCGTCCACCATGTCCATCTGCTCCAGCGCCTGCACCGACTCCTGGCAGGTGGACGACTGCCCAGAGAGCTGCTGTGAGCCCTCCTGCTGTGCCCCCAGCTGCTGCGCCCCGGCCCCTTGCCTGACCCTGGTCTGCACCCCAGTGAGCTGTGTGTCCAGCCCCTGCTGCCAGGCGGCCTGTGAGCCCAGCCCCTGCCAATCAGGCTGCACCAGCTCCTGCACGCCCTCGTGCTGCCAGCAGTCTAGCTGCCAGCCAGCTTGCTGCACCTCCTCCCCCTGCCAGCAGGGCTGCTGCGTGCCCGTCTGCTGTGGG CAGGCCTGCTGTGTGCCTGTCTGCTGCAAGCCCGTCTGCTGCAAGCCTGTGTGCTGT CCTGTCCGTTGTGTGCCTGTCTGCTCTGGGGCTTCCTCTCTGTGCTGCCAGCAGTCTAGCTGCCAGCCGGCTTGCCGCACCACCTCCTGCTGCAGACCCTCCTCCTCTGTGTCCCTCCTCTGCTGCCCTGTGTGCAGGCCCGCCTGCTGCGTGCCCGTCTCCTCCTGCCAGCCCAGCTATTGCCGCCAGGCCTCCTGTGTGTCCCTTCTCTGCCGCCCTGTGTGCTCCCGCCCGGCCTGCTACAGCTTCTCCTCAGGCCAGAAGTCCAGCTGCTGA